One genomic segment of Streptomyces liangshanensis includes these proteins:
- a CDS encoding NmrA family NAD(P)-binding protein: MADPAATRGSAAVAPHPPQLREAKAETMTTILITTANGATGRPMVDYLLKAGFHVRAMVRSDDERARELREAGAEVALGDLLDLRDVRAALKGVRRAYFNYPVGDGLVEAAVMFAQAAKEQDLELVVNMSQIQSRPDARSKTTQNHWLSEQVLDWSGVPVTHLRVTFFMQWLLYISGLIRRGRYVMPFDGDSRFAPIAGRDIALTAANIFASPEEHAGQIHTLTGPVEYSHQQLAEEVGRVLGKDIPYEQVTVTTFLELIGLESDTVKRKHFEAVTIDQREGRLAGVSDAAASINGGPLVTVEEFVNENRSRFEFDPATSTS; this comes from the coding sequence ATGGCCGACCCGGCTGCGACACGAGGGAGTGCCGCCGTTGCGCCCCACCCGCCGCAGCTCCGCGAAGCGAAAGCAGAAACGATGACCACGATTCTGATCACCACCGCCAACGGTGCCACCGGCCGGCCGATGGTCGACTACCTGCTGAAGGCCGGTTTCCATGTCCGTGCCATGGTCCGAAGCGACGATGAGCGTGCGCGGGAACTGCGCGAGGCGGGCGCCGAGGTCGCGCTCGGTGACCTCCTCGACCTCCGCGATGTGCGGGCGGCCCTGAAAGGGGTCCGGCGCGCCTACTTCAACTACCCGGTCGGGGACGGCCTCGTGGAGGCGGCCGTCATGTTCGCGCAGGCCGCGAAGGAGCAGGATCTGGAGCTCGTCGTGAACATGTCGCAAATTCAGTCGCGGCCCGACGCGCGCAGCAAGACCACTCAGAACCACTGGCTGTCCGAGCAGGTTCTCGACTGGTCCGGAGTCCCCGTCACTCACCTGCGGGTCACGTTCTTCATGCAATGGCTGCTCTACATCTCCGGACTCATCCGCCGCGGACGCTATGTGATGCCGTTCGACGGGGACAGCCGCTTCGCCCCGATCGCCGGCCGTGACATCGCGCTGACCGCCGCCAACATCTTCGCCTCGCCCGAGGAGCACGCCGGCCAGATCCACACGCTCACGGGTCCGGTGGAGTACAGCCACCAGCAGCTCGCGGAAGAGGTGGGCCGGGTCCTGGGCAAGGACATTCCCTACGAGCAGGTCACCGTGACCACGTTCCTCGAATTGATCGGTCTCGAAAGCGACACCGTCAAACGCAAGCACTTCGAGGCGGTCACCATCGACCAGCGGGAGGGACGTCTGGCAGGCGTCAGCGACGCGGCGGCGAGCATCAACGGCGGTCCGCTGGTCACGGTCGAGGAGTTCGTCAACGAGAACCGCTCCCGGTTCGAGTTCGACCCCGCCACGTCGACAAGCTGA
- a CDS encoding NAD(P)H-binding protein, protein MTTILVTTANGDTGRPMVDHLLNEGFRVRAMVRDDDERAQRLRDAGAEVVLGDLLSLRDVRTALNGAQRAYFGYPVGDGLVEAAVIFAEAAREQGLEYIVNISHFQARPDARSKATQNHWLAEQVFTWAGVPVTHLRVSVFTQWLLYISGLIRHGRYAMPFDPDSRFAPITGSDIALTAAKLFTMPEEHAGQALRVTGSVEYSHAELAAEVSRVLARDLPFEQVTVATFLELIDIPDDTARLKHFEAFAIDQREGRLAGVTDTATRITGRPLQTVEDFINERRSEFELPYVVPSRD, encoded by the coding sequence ATGACCACGATTCTGGTCACGACGGCGAACGGCGACACCGGCCGACCGATGGTCGACCACCTCTTGAACGAGGGATTCCGCGTGCGGGCGATGGTCCGCGACGACGACGAGCGGGCACAGCGGCTACGGGACGCGGGTGCCGAGGTCGTTCTCGGGGATCTGCTCAGCTTGCGGGATGTACGCACGGCCCTGAACGGTGCGCAGCGGGCATATTTCGGGTACCCGGTCGGCGACGGCCTGGTGGAGGCCGCGGTGATCTTCGCGGAGGCAGCCAGGGAACAGGGCCTGGAGTACATCGTGAACATCTCGCACTTCCAAGCACGCCCGGACGCGCGCAGCAAGGCAACGCAGAACCACTGGCTGGCGGAGCAGGTCTTCACCTGGGCAGGAGTGCCCGTGACGCATTTGCGTGTTTCCGTTTTCACGCAATGGCTGCTCTACATCTCAGGACTGATTCGCCACGGCCGCTACGCCATGCCCTTCGATCCCGACAGCCGCTTCGCGCCCATCACCGGCAGCGACATCGCCCTGACCGCGGCGAAGCTGTTCACCATGCCTGAAGAGCACGCCGGGCAGGCGTTGCGCGTCACCGGTTCCGTCGAGTACAGCCATGCGGAACTCGCTGCCGAGGTGAGCAGGGTCCTGGCTCGTGACCTGCCGTTCGAGCAGGTGACGGTGGCCACCTTCCTGGAGCTGATCGACATACCGGACGACACCGCCCGGCTCAAGCATTTCGAGGCGTTCGCCATCGACCAGCGCGAAGGGCGCTTGGCCGGCGTCACGGACACGGCGACGCGCATCACCGGCCGGCCCCTCCAGACGGTCGAGGATTTCATCAACGAGCGCCGCTCGGAGTTCGAACTCCCCTATGTGGTGCCGTCGCGGGACTGA
- a CDS encoding RNA polymerase sigma factor, whose amino-acid sequence MGADTSGAAGPEADSAVEAVFRIESARIIAAVARIVRDVGIAEELAQDALVAALERWPESGVPEKPGAWLMATARNRAVDLVRRRETYARKLAEVGRTLEDVPPPDTANITGIGAGVDDIDDDLLRLIFTACHPVLSTEARIALTLRLLGGLTTDEIARAFLAPEATVAQRIVRAKRGLAKAGVPFEVPYGAERAQRLSSVLEVIYLIFNEGYSATAGDDWVRPALCEDALRLARVLAGLMKDEPEVHALAALLELQASRMPARTGPDGEPVLLADQNRARWNRLLVRRGFAALTRAGALGGAPGPYALQAAIAACHAQARTYEETDWPTIASLYGQLVALAPSPVVELNRAVAVSMAEGPAAALPLVDALAAEPALKGYHLLPSVRGDLLARLGRREEARAEFERAATLTRNARERLFLLNRAADA is encoded by the coding sequence GTGGGAGCAGACACGTCGGGAGCGGCCGGGCCGGAAGCGGACAGCGCGGTAGAAGCGGTGTTCCGGATCGAGTCGGCGCGCATCATCGCCGCCGTCGCCCGCATCGTGCGCGACGTGGGCATCGCCGAGGAGCTGGCGCAGGACGCCCTGGTCGCCGCGCTGGAACGGTGGCCCGAGTCCGGTGTCCCGGAGAAGCCGGGAGCCTGGCTCATGGCCACCGCCAGGAACCGTGCCGTCGATCTCGTACGGCGCCGGGAGACGTACGCCCGCAAGCTCGCCGAGGTCGGCCGCACCCTGGAGGACGTCCCGCCGCCCGACACCGCGAACATCACCGGCATCGGGGCCGGCGTCGACGACATCGACGACGACCTCCTGCGCCTCATCTTCACCGCCTGCCACCCGGTCCTCTCCACCGAGGCCCGGATCGCCCTCACCCTGCGCCTCCTCGGCGGGCTCACCACCGACGAGATCGCCCGCGCCTTCCTGGCCCCGGAGGCGACCGTCGCGCAGCGCATCGTGCGCGCCAAGCGCGGCCTGGCCAAGGCGGGCGTGCCGTTCGAGGTGCCGTACGGGGCCGAGCGCGCGCAGCGCCTCTCCTCGGTCCTGGAGGTCATCTACCTGATCTTCAACGAGGGTTACTCCGCGACCGCCGGTGACGACTGGGTGCGGCCCGCCCTGTGCGAGGACGCGCTGCGGCTGGCGCGGGTGCTCGCCGGGCTGATGAAGGACGAGCCCGAAGTCCACGCGCTGGCCGCCCTGTTGGAGCTCCAGGCGTCCCGGATGCCGGCGCGGACCGGCCCGGACGGCGAGCCGGTGCTGCTCGCCGACCAGAACCGCGCGCGCTGGAACCGGCTCCTGGTCCGGCGCGGGTTCGCCGCGCTCACCCGGGCGGGCGCGCTGGGCGGGGCGCCCGGCCCGTACGCCCTCCAGGCCGCCATCGCGGCCTGCCACGCCCAGGCCCGTACGTACGAGGAGACGGACTGGCCGACGATCGCCTCCCTGTACGGCCAACTCGTCGCCCTCGCGCCGTCCCCGGTGGTCGAACTGAACCGCGCGGTCGCCGTCTCCATGGCCGAGGGCCCGGCGGCGGCCCTGCCCCTGGTCGACGCCCTGGCGGCCGAACCGGCCCTGAAGGGCTACCACTTGCTCCCGAGCGTCCGAGGCGACCTCCTGGCCCGCCTGGGCCGCCGCGAGGAGGCGAGGGCGGAGTTCGAACGAGCCGCCACCCTGACCCGCAACGCCCGAGAACGCCTCTTCCTCCTGAACCGCGCGGCGGACGCCTGA
- a CDS encoding MBL fold metallo-hydrolase, with amino-acid sequence MADLEYSVYVAPEKLAVSDDLPPGEDRRMWSPTASTLIYGERDAVLVDPLMTIDESRLLADWVADRRKNVTHIFVTHAHGDHFFGAPGLLERFPRARLVATPGVVEHMAAQWGTRWFDGFWRPRFPGQISDQHVIGEPLRDGEITLEGQRLRAVELDHADTDGSSALHVPSLGLVVAGDAVYGDVHLYLAESKGDGWKKWLDALAVIESLHPSAVVSGHKRDGDPDSPQDIARTRQYIQEFTAAAKDSASFIDLYNAMVARYPLRVNRGVLWNSAKSYML; translated from the coding sequence ATGGCTGACCTCGAATATTCCGTTTATGTAGCACCGGAAAAGCTGGCGGTGTCCGACGACCTGCCGCCGGGTGAGGACCGGCGGATGTGGTCTCCCACCGCTTCCACGCTCATCTACGGAGAACGTGACGCGGTGCTGGTGGACCCGCTCATGACCATCGACGAGTCCCGACTCCTCGCCGACTGGGTGGCCGACCGGCGCAAGAACGTCACTCACATCTTTGTCACCCACGCGCACGGTGACCACTTCTTCGGAGCGCCAGGTCTGCTGGAGCGCTTTCCTCGGGCCAGACTCGTCGCCACGCCCGGTGTGGTGGAGCACATGGCCGCACAGTGGGGGACCCGGTGGTTCGACGGGTTCTGGCGCCCTCGCTTTCCGGGCCAGATCTCCGATCAGCACGTGATTGGCGAACCGCTGAGGGATGGGGAAATCACCTTGGAGGGGCAGCGGCTTCGTGCCGTCGAGCTCGACCACGCCGACACGGACGGCTCAAGCGCCCTCCATGTGCCGTCCCTCGGGCTGGTCGTGGCGGGCGACGCCGTCTACGGAGACGTACACCTGTACCTGGCGGAATCGAAAGGAGACGGGTGGAAGAAATGGCTGGACGCCCTTGCTGTCATCGAAAGTCTCCACCCCTCGGCAGTGGTTTCCGGACACAAGCGCGACGGTGATCCCGACAGCCCGCAAGACATCGCCAGGACGCGTCAGTACATTCAGGAATTCACGGCAGCGGCCAAGGATTCTGCCAGCTTCATCGACCTTTACAACGCCATGGTCGCCCGCTATCCCCTCCGGGTGAACCGGGGCGTCCTGTGGAACTCGGCCAAGTCGTACATGTTGTGA
- a CDS encoding YciI family protein has translation MPRFLMMVRIDENNAPAGGPSDALMRRMGELIEEMSKADVLVDTAGLLPTAQGVRVRQSGGRITVTDGPFTEAKEVVGGYAIIQAADRDEAVAWARRFVEVHEAEWEIASEVREIVQG, from the coding sequence ATGCCGCGCTTTCTGATGATGGTCCGTATCGACGAGAACAACGCCCCCGCCGGGGGCCCCAGCGACGCCCTGATGCGGCGCATGGGCGAGCTGATCGAGGAGATGTCCAAGGCCGACGTCCTCGTGGACACGGCGGGGCTGCTGCCGACCGCGCAGGGGGTACGGGTCCGGCAGAGCGGCGGGCGGATCACGGTCACCGACGGCCCGTTCACCGAGGCGAAGGAGGTGGTCGGCGGGTACGCGATCATCCAGGCCGCCGACCGGGACGAGGCGGTGGCGTGGGCGCGGCGCTTCGTGGAGGTCCACGAGGCGGAGTGGGAGATCGCGAGCGAGGTCCGCGAGATCGTGCAGGGGTAG
- a CDS encoding TetR/AcrR family transcriptional regulator, with protein MSRVSQATAVKNRADAVAAAARLFRERGVQQVSIADVMKSVGLTAGGFYKQFESKEALVAEATTRAFEERSAYFTEVSRAHPDAPTARRALVDAYLSPSHRDDPGSGCACAGLAADIAKTDETCASREAYADGVREFADWLSDTDREDGLVMTATLVGAILMARATAGTDLSEDIMRAALHSVAARLS; from the coding sequence ATGAGCCGGGTGTCCCAGGCCACAGCAGTGAAGAACCGGGCCGATGCCGTCGCGGCGGCTGCCCGCTTGTTCCGCGAGCGTGGCGTGCAGCAAGTCAGCATCGCCGACGTCATGAAGTCCGTCGGCTTGACCGCCGGCGGCTTCTACAAGCAGTTCGAGTCCAAGGAAGCGCTGGTGGCCGAAGCGACCACGCGGGCGTTCGAGGAACGTAGCGCCTATTTCACCGAGGTGAGCCGAGCCCACCCCGACGCCCCGACTGCACGCAGGGCCCTCGTGGACGCATACCTCTCGCCTTCCCACAGGGACGACCCCGGTTCCGGCTGTGCCTGCGCCGGCCTGGCGGCTGACATCGCGAAGACGGACGAGACCTGCGCGTCCCGTGAGGCTTACGCCGACGGTGTACGGGAATTCGCCGACTGGCTGTCGGACACCGACCGCGAGGACGGGCTCGTCATGACGGCCACCCTCGTCGGAGCCATTCTGATGGCCCGCGCCACCGCGGGCACGGATCTGTCGGAAGACATCATGCGTGCCGCCCTGCATTCAGTAGCGGCGCGGTTGTCCTGA